The DNA window ccgcaaaatgtattttttttttcctgatagatttcttaaaggtgctaaagaggatgctttgttttatacatttctgcaatattacttgaaactgtctttactaactgataaaagactatttattaggtgcactgaaaggaataatattaatatacatcatctgtgcacgaggtcgggccttaaaaacatcagccaatcttAGCGCGAtaattggccctctggcttgtcaatcacttcCGTGTCATTCCTTGTTAGAGACGTGCGCGgttgcgcgctccagtaactttccacactccacagacgccgcatgcaatgtttttgtcaggagacaggagtaacaactgcagattatgagttacctgcggtgagtccgacataatgaatccacaacatgacacagcgaatgccggtgataaacactcgtgttccaatactcgtgcacgagttttgggaggcgttccctcgaaaggagggggggttgttcttatgcatgcgctcatttcaaaaactcagtaacagtctttggtttttcagtcgacgaaaagatcctctttagcacctttaacagtaATTACAGAGCATAACATAATCCATTTGATCTTTTAATGATCACATAAATTAATTGCAAAAActagcctaataataataaatgtaacatAATTCAGTAGTTCAAAAGTtaggggtcggtaagatttttttaatgttttcgaaagaagtctcttctgctcaccaaagactgcatttatataaaaaaatacagtgaaaacagtattttgtttcctattttaatatattttaaaatgtaatttatttttctgatgtcaaagctgaattttcagcatcattgctccagtcttcagtgtcacatgatccttcagaaatcattctaatatgctgatttgatgcctAGGAAACATTTCTGACAAGCATGATACTTAAAGAAACGCAGCTTTATTTGAACAAGCACTGTGAGCGAAGATTCAGCATCGAAAGCTCACTATGATTGATTCATTCTGTCTTGTATGTTCAGATGTGCAGGAGAAATAGTTCTATCCTACACAATTATTCGCGAACATAGTTAATTTTTTCCACTTAGAAGCTTATTTCACGCTCTAAATTTCTTGATAATTACATTTACTGTATGTTACCCCTCAGTAGCCTATATATGTAAAATCTATATGCCTCTGCtctctttctttaaaataatttcatgtTGTAATGGTAGGCTGTTTATACTTTTatgtgtccaaatactttttagGGAGTTAATAAGCCCACACGGACCATGACCTCCTTTTTAAGTCTCACGGGCATTTTCAAATCTTGTGTTTTCTCTGAGTGTTGGTGAAGGACTTAAGTGTCATTGCCCCTTGAAGAGCAAGTATTATGGGAGTTGTATTGACCCGCTTTAAGTTTAATATCTCTTGTAGCGTCCATATAGGTCTTTACAAAGATATTTCTATTCGCTGCAGACCAGTGTAATTAAAGTTTTCAAATATTAAAGCACGAGTTTCTAGAATAATTCGTTTAGCAGTATCACTTCAGTTGCACAGTAGTAAAAACGACGTTTCCCATAATTCTCTGTATGACGTAACGCACTGTTGACATTGCGTACGTGTGAATCGGATGCCTGTATATGGAGTAGTCATGTCCATGAATGACTTGATCCTAACTGTATTCCCAGAAATGCGTTTAAGCTTGTACACATGGTGTCGATTTTGACGGCCCGAATACGAAGGTAATCTTTGAATTAGGAGTTGTACTTGAGAAGGAGCCAAGCGCGTGAAAAGCGGCGCGTGAAGTTGAAAGTCAAGTTGACGCTGGACACTTGCGTTATGATGCCACGAGACAACATGACTTCCACTGTCCAGAAAATCGCCAGACAGGCCCTCACGACATTCAGAAACCCCTCTGTCGTCGGAGAACACAATAAAGTGTTTTTGGAAAATCAAAGCAAGCTGAAAAGCCTTTTGGCGGAGGTCAGAGCGGCGGACTTGAAGATCGTACCCCGGACCATCGAGAGCGCCCCGACGCCGCCTCAGCGTGTCGCGCCTCCTGTCACATACATGCACATCTTCGAGACCGACACTTTCAGCATGGGagtgtttttattaaaaacaggcgCTTCTATACCTCTGCACGATCATCCGGGAATGTACGGCATGCTGAAAGTGATCTACGGAAAGGTGCGAATCAGCTGTTTCGACAGGCTGGATAAACCTAGAGACGGTGCCAGCGGCGTGCAGTTCAACCCTCCGCTCATGCCCTTCCAGAGAAGCAATTTACGGCCTTCGATGCTGAGATCGGTGGGGG is part of the Chanodichthys erythropterus isolate Z2021 chromosome 18, ASM2448905v1, whole genome shotgun sequence genome and encodes:
- the adob gene encoding 2-aminoethanethiol (cysteamine) dioxygenase b gives rise to the protein MMPRDNMTSTVQKIARQALTTFRNPSVVGEHNKVFLENQSKLKSLLAEVRAADLKIVPRTIESAPTPPQRVAPPVTYMHIFETDTFSMGVFLLKTGASIPLHDHPGMYGMLKVIYGKVRISCFDRLDKPRDGASGVQFNPPLMPFQRSNLRPSMLRSVGEYTEENGPCVLSPQKDNIHQIDAVDGPTAFLDILAPPYDPDEGRDCHYYKVLNAHSEAADRKSDAQEHGDLWLMEIPQPSEFWCGGEPYPGPKVSL